In the Candidatus Baltobacteraceae bacterium genome, one interval contains:
- a CDS encoding diguanylate cyclase has protein sequence MPDTAVRSGGLLRERMIIRRTAEMLVSALPPDVLFSRVCDLLASQFSAHFVAIVASERNKLHVRWSFVAGDEDPSKAIEEIDVDDLDSQAATIRSIADERVVLFIPLRYGPDCFGFLTLAGGAKRFTPEHVTLLETCARYMAVAIYNVTLSQEKERLEALATRDALTGAYNRRAFDERLVDEWRRAVRSHEPLSLVMVDVDYFKVYNDSYGHVAGDHCLQQVVQALISCVSRSGDMVARYGGEEFVALLPNTPEQGGIEVAERMCKKVEELRIVHRGSELDHVSISAGVATLFANTDDIPQTLVTTSDAALYRAKENGRNRAASSTYIGETRPARRRFEGRSNLPGQPTSFVGREGELAMISRALPTSGVISILGPGGVGKTRLAIAAAQAALPTFPGGAWLIEAGAENNGDRLPAIVAHAMGLPGADPLEELLASLTASPALIILDSCEHLLGAAKSLVANVTRRCHDARIVTTSRQPLEISGEVGIRLEPFPLADAAKLFIARARDVRPQFAPGPEEDAIVREVVGRVDCLPLGIELAAMRLRNMSLHQLAEHGSPLAQPTDLHDRIAWSFDMLSEPERRFLARLSILRGPFDEEAARAIAGGEAFDGPTSFEILTQLVEKSLVQVDLESGRYRLLATIADYVSVRLAEFDEPTALRAAATRHYAGVVSALRSELQAGASPEIFNRYAAVCENVDAILEGALNGEDVESGAALAAGMALFWIEAGRNSTASRFLDLAISQGDRLSRRRLLDVLEAAIEIQAAGSDAERLEHLAERFRAETGTSNDGAETARVMLALALARQARARFDEAGSLYHHASNAFRIAGEARSLSRALLGWSGIVAEQDSDVSRAIALLTEALDASRASGSASIMLEVVSELVEVNLQRNDETHAIEVVHDTAAQCHEFNDDASIAFTTLLLARIELRSDSIVGRMHARDALEALREFAHPGRLAACFELFVRMAVDAQQDETAARLLAFAQSLRRTHGIAGSLRERREIARLSEILERRMDRTARERASREGRAMALEGAAHRALTEGKNASAESTEALILA, from the coding sequence ATGCCCGATACCGCCGTTCGCTCCGGCGGTTTATTACGCGAGAGAATGATCATCCGGCGCACGGCCGAGATGCTCGTCTCCGCGTTGCCGCCGGACGTGCTCTTTTCGCGTGTTTGTGATCTACTCGCGTCGCAGTTTAGCGCGCACTTTGTTGCTATTGTCGCGAGCGAACGCAACAAGCTGCACGTGCGCTGGTCGTTTGTTGCGGGCGACGAAGATCCAAGTAAAGCCATCGAAGAGATCGACGTTGACGATCTCGATTCGCAGGCCGCGACGATCCGGTCGATTGCGGATGAACGCGTTGTCCTCTTCATTCCGCTGCGCTACGGACCCGACTGCTTCGGGTTCCTGACGCTGGCCGGCGGTGCGAAACGCTTTACGCCCGAGCACGTAACGCTGCTCGAGACCTGCGCGCGCTATATGGCGGTCGCGATCTACAACGTCACGCTTTCGCAAGAGAAAGAGCGGCTCGAAGCCCTTGCGACACGCGATGCCCTCACGGGCGCCTACAATCGTCGCGCGTTCGATGAACGATTGGTCGATGAATGGCGACGGGCGGTTCGTTCTCACGAGCCGCTTTCGCTTGTGATGGTCGATGTCGACTATTTCAAAGTTTACAACGACTCGTACGGGCACGTGGCGGGCGACCACTGCCTCCAACAGGTCGTACAGGCGCTGATAAGCTGCGTGTCGCGCAGCGGTGACATGGTGGCGCGCTACGGTGGTGAGGAGTTCGTCGCACTGCTTCCCAACACGCCCGAGCAGGGCGGGATCGAAGTCGCCGAGCGGATGTGTAAGAAGGTCGAAGAGCTGCGAATCGTACATCGCGGTTCCGAGCTGGATCACGTCAGCATCAGCGCCGGCGTCGCGACGCTGTTCGCGAACACTGACGACATTCCACAAACGCTGGTCACGACGTCTGACGCCGCTCTCTATCGAGCCAAGGAGAACGGACGCAATCGCGCCGCGTCGAGCACATACATCGGAGAGACGCGCCCCGCACGTCGACGCTTTGAAGGCCGCAGCAACTTGCCGGGACAGCCGACGTCCTTCGTCGGACGCGAAGGCGAGCTCGCGATGATTTCGCGTGCGCTTCCGACGTCGGGAGTCATCTCGATTCTCGGTCCCGGAGGCGTCGGGAAGACACGGCTCGCGATCGCGGCTGCTCAGGCAGCATTACCCACGTTCCCGGGTGGCGCGTGGTTGATCGAAGCCGGCGCGGAGAACAACGGCGACCGTTTGCCCGCAATAGTTGCGCATGCGATGGGGCTTCCCGGTGCGGATCCGCTCGAGGAGTTACTCGCCTCGCTCACGGCATCGCCGGCGCTCATTATTCTCGATTCCTGCGAGCATCTGCTGGGCGCGGCCAAGTCGCTCGTCGCCAATGTGACGCGCCGCTGTCATGATGCGCGTATCGTTACGACCTCGCGTCAACCACTCGAGATCTCGGGTGAAGTCGGCATTCGGCTCGAACCGTTCCCGCTCGCCGACGCCGCGAAGCTTTTCATAGCTCGAGCGCGCGATGTGCGTCCGCAATTCGCACCAGGTCCAGAAGAAGACGCAATTGTTCGCGAGGTCGTTGGGCGCGTGGATTGTCTGCCGCTGGGCATCGAGCTCGCGGCGATGCGCCTGCGTAACATGAGCCTGCACCAGCTCGCGGAGCACGGCTCGCCGCTTGCGCAGCCGACCGATCTGCACGATAGAATCGCGTGGAGCTTCGACATGCTGAGCGAGCCGGAGCGCCGCTTCCTCGCGCGTCTCTCGATTCTTCGCGGCCCCTTTGATGAGGAAGCTGCTCGCGCGATTGCCGGCGGCGAGGCTTTCGATGGCCCAACGAGCTTCGAGATTCTCACTCAGCTGGTTGAGAAATCGCTGGTACAAGTCGACCTCGAGAGCGGACGATACCGGTTGCTCGCGACCATCGCCGACTATGTCAGCGTCCGGCTGGCGGAATTCGATGAGCCAACTGCGCTGCGCGCGGCGGCGACGCGGCACTATGCCGGCGTCGTCAGTGCCTTGCGTAGCGAGCTGCAAGCCGGCGCGTCGCCGGAGATATTCAACCGCTATGCCGCGGTCTGCGAGAACGTTGACGCCATCCTTGAGGGCGCGCTCAACGGTGAAGACGTCGAGAGTGGCGCCGCGCTCGCGGCCGGCATGGCGCTCTTCTGGATCGAGGCTGGACGCAACAGTACGGCCTCGCGCTTTTTGGATTTGGCGATCAGCCAAGGCGACCGGCTCTCGCGACGGCGTTTACTCGACGTCCTCGAAGCCGCGATCGAAATTCAGGCTGCGGGATCCGATGCCGAGCGGCTCGAGCATCTCGCCGAGCGCTTCCGCGCCGAAACTGGAACGAGCAATGACGGTGCGGAGACCGCGCGCGTCATGCTCGCGCTTGCACTTGCGCGTCAGGCCCGAGCGCGTTTCGACGAAGCTGGGTCGCTCTATCACCACGCAAGCAACGCCTTCCGGATCGCGGGCGAAGCGCGTTCGCTCTCACGTGCGCTCCTCGGCTGGTCGGGAATCGTTGCGGAGCAAGACAGCGATGTCTCGCGTGCGATCGCGCTCCTGACTGAAGCGCTCGATGCATCCCGCGCGAGTGGTTCGGCCTCAATCATGCTCGAGGTTGTTAGCGAGCTCGTCGAGGTCAATCTCCAGCGCAACGACGAGACCCATGCGATCGAAGTCGTTCACGACACTGCCGCACAGTGCCACGAGTTCAACGACGACGCATCCATTGCGTTCACGACGTTGCTGCTTGCACGCATCGAGCTTCGCTCGGATTCGATCGTCGGACGGATGCACGCGCGCGATGCACTCGAGGCCCTGCGCGAGTTCGCGCACCCGGGTCGCCTCGCTGCTTGCTTCGAGCTCTTCGTCCGCATGGCGGTCGACGCTCAGCAGGACGAGACCGCGGCGCGACTCTTGGCGTTCGCACAAAGTCTGCGGCGCACGCACGGCATTGCCGGGAGTCTACGTGAGCGCCGCGAGATTGCACGCCTCTCAGAAATTCTCGAACGGCGCATGGACCGCACGGCGCGTGAGCGAGCCTCGCGTGAGGGTCGTGCGATGGCGCTCGAAGGCGCCGCGCATCGCGCGCTTACGGAAGGCAAGAACGCCTCCGCGGAGAGCACCGAAGCACTGATCCTCGCCTAG
- a CDS encoding ferritin-like domain-containing protein — protein sequence MMLKRSSHKNGHKKSQPFLSDVRELRRRAQAAMEKGAVTSSYGLDPSEAVKVLQTALATEVVCVLRYTANAAAAMGINSSEVKAEFEEHANDELVHLRKIAERINELGGTPNLNPEGLLTRSHSQYSDGPELVDMIKENLIAERVAVESYTEMVRFFGDKDPTTRIMLEAILAQEEEHASDMHDLLVAREGRPMLRR from the coding sequence ATGATGCTTAAGCGTTCATCTCATAAGAATGGTCATAAGAAAAGCCAGCCGTTCCTCTCCGACGTCAGGGAGTTGCGGCGCCGTGCGCAAGCGGCGATGGAGAAGGGTGCCGTCACGTCAAGCTACGGACTCGACCCAAGCGAGGCTGTCAAGGTCTTGCAAACCGCGCTTGCGACGGAGGTCGTCTGCGTCTTGCGCTACACCGCCAACGCCGCGGCCGCGATGGGCATCAACTCCTCAGAAGTCAAGGCAGAGTTCGAAGAGCACGCCAACGACGAGCTCGTGCATTTGCGAAAGATTGCGGAACGCATCAACGAGCTCGGCGGAACGCCTAACCTCAATCCTGAGGGTCTGTTGACCCGTTCGCACAGCCAATACAGTGACGGGCCGGAGCTGGTTGACATGATCAAGGAGAATTTGATCGCCGAACGGGTGGCTGTCGAGTCGTACACGGAGATGGTCCGTTTCTTCGGCGACAAGGACCCGACGACGCGCATCATGCTCGAGGCGATACTGGCTCAGGAAGAAGAACACGCAAGCGATATGCATGACCTTCTCGTGGCCCGTGAAGGGCGCCCGATGCTGCGGCGCTAG
- a CDS encoding aldehyde dehydrogenase family protein, producing MAKKDADNRLAVRKMYKLYVGGQFTRSESGRSDAFGDANVARASRKDLRDAIVAARSGQAAWYGTTPALRGQILYRLTEMMEGRRAELADRLADEGLGRADARNEVGFAIDRVLWYAGWCDKYAAVLSARNPVSGPHFNFSTPEPMGIVGVVAPDRPSLLGLVSTVIPPLVSGNSVVAIASETDPRTAIVFAECVATSDMHAGALNILTGKRADLIPHLARHMDVNAVAVYCADAEMSADVTRMSAENLKRVYLESAVEDAWTDARFEDLDRVAAFVETKTIWHPAAI from the coding sequence ATGGCGAAAAAGGACGCCGATAATCGCTTAGCGGTCCGCAAGATGTACAAGCTGTACGTCGGCGGGCAGTTCACGCGCAGCGAATCCGGGCGCAGCGATGCATTCGGCGACGCTAACGTTGCGCGCGCATCACGCAAAGATCTTCGGGACGCGATTGTGGCTGCGCGCAGCGGACAAGCAGCATGGTACGGGACGACGCCCGCGCTTCGCGGCCAGATCCTCTATCGCTTGACGGAAATGATGGAAGGCCGGCGGGCCGAGCTCGCGGATCGTTTGGCCGATGAGGGCCTGGGTCGCGCAGACGCGCGCAACGAAGTCGGTTTCGCGATCGACCGCGTCTTGTGGTATGCGGGCTGGTGCGACAAATACGCGGCCGTTCTCTCTGCGCGCAATCCCGTGTCCGGTCCACACTTCAATTTCTCCACGCCCGAGCCGATGGGGATCGTCGGCGTCGTTGCTCCCGATCGTCCGAGTTTACTCGGCCTCGTCAGCACTGTTATACCTCCGCTCGTCAGCGGCAACAGCGTCGTTGCGATTGCATCCGAAACCGATCCGCGCACGGCGATTGTTTTTGCGGAGTGCGTCGCGACCAGCGACATGCACGCCGGAGCGCTCAATATCCTCACCGGAAAACGTGCCGATCTGATTCCGCATCTTGCGCGCCACATGGACGTCAACGCGGTCGCGGTGTATTGCGCCGACGCGGAAATGAGCGCCGACGTCACCCGCATGTCAGCCGAGAATCTCAAGCGTGTCTACCTCGAGAGCGCCGTCGAGGACGCCTGGACTGACGCGCGCTTCGAGGATCTCGATCGCGTCGCAGCCTTCGTCGAAACAAAAACGATCTGGCATCCGGCCGCTATTTGA
- a CDS encoding class II aldolase/adducin family protein: MGCAHALWERGLVTGSSGNISARLDDGDILITPTRKALGFLRKSDVVRIDMDGKPRKDGIPSSEWRLHVAAYAARNEIEVVVHTHPTFCVVWSSEDKLFPRETVASTESLRPMKIVAFHPNGTQALADATREALVDGTPLALLARHGLVAVSGEMEDAYVQTDLAEECAKVAYFSALFRR, translated from the coding sequence GTGGGCTGCGCCCACGCGCTCTGGGAGCGCGGACTCGTTACGGGTTCGAGCGGCAACATCAGTGCACGGCTCGACGACGGCGACATTCTGATCACGCCGACGCGCAAAGCGCTCGGGTTTCTGCGCAAATCCGATGTCGTACGCATCGACATGGATGGGAAGCCGCGTAAGGACGGCATTCCGTCCAGCGAGTGGCGTTTACACGTCGCAGCGTATGCCGCACGCAATGAAATTGAAGTCGTCGTGCACACGCATCCGACGTTTTGCGTCGTCTGGTCGAGCGAAGATAAGCTCTTTCCGCGCGAGACGGTTGCGTCAACGGAGTCATTGCGGCCCATGAAGATCGTTGCGTTTCACCCGAATGGAACGCAAGCACTCGCGGACGCGACGCGCGAGGCGCTTGTCGACGGAACCCCGCTCGCGCTGCTCGCGCGTCACGGACTGGTAGCGGTTTCCGGCGAGATGGAAGACGCGTATGTGCAAACCGATCTCGCCGAAGAGTGCGCGAAGGTCGCGTACTTCAGCGCCCTCTTTCGTCGCTAG
- a CDS encoding haloacid dehalogenase type II produces MAATNKVDAVVFDLFGTLLDIASLRTLVGTALGKKNADAFVQRWRDKQIAYSFAATLMDRYDDFDALTARSLDYVLAALEIDADAEMRTRLCDGWLELRPYPDATLALEAFRSQGMRTAVLTNGTLATAKRALATTGLDSLLNDVWSVDEVRKFKPAPQVYALASMRFGKQPSQIGFVSSNGWDATGAAAFGFQVAWCNRGGLPTETMPPAPAHIVTSLQEVVAIFGD; encoded by the coding sequence GTGGCCGCCACAAACAAGGTTGATGCGGTCGTTTTCGATCTGTTCGGGACGCTACTCGACATCGCGTCGTTGCGTACGCTGGTCGGCACCGCCTTAGGGAAGAAGAACGCAGATGCGTTCGTCCAGCGCTGGCGCGACAAGCAAATCGCGTACTCGTTCGCGGCCACGCTGATGGACCGGTACGATGACTTCGATGCGTTGACCGCGCGTTCGCTGGATTATGTTCTGGCCGCACTCGAGATCGACGCCGATGCCGAGATGCGCACGAGGCTGTGCGACGGATGGCTGGAGCTGCGTCCCTATCCGGATGCGACGCTTGCCCTCGAGGCATTTCGTTCGCAAGGCATGCGCACGGCGGTGTTGACCAATGGAACGCTCGCAACGGCAAAGCGCGCGCTCGCAACCACCGGCCTTGACTCGCTGCTGAACGACGTCTGGAGCGTCGACGAAGTTCGCAAATTCAAGCCGGCGCCGCAAGTGTATGCGCTGGCCAGCATGCGGTTCGGAAAACAACCGTCGCAGATCGGCTTCGTTTCTTCCAACGGTTGGGACGCGACAGGGGCTGCAGCGTTTGGGTTTCAGGTCGCGTGGTGCAATCGCGGCGGACTCCCAACAGAAACGATGCCTCCCGCGCCGGCGCATATCGTGACGTCACTGCAGGAGGTCGTCGCGATTTTTGGCGATTGA
- a CDS encoding YqeG family HAD IIIA-type phosphatase: protein MLPDAYARGLAEISLDGLAEMGVRGIIVDLDNTLVAYRAASVEPAIANWVRSALARGFRVVLVSNNWSERVATFGSQIGVPSVPSAMKPLPLAFLRALRALGTPRAATVVVGDQLFTDILGAKILGMRAILTDPISEHGFITTRAMRVVERTLLRWARR, encoded by the coding sequence ATGCTCCCTGACGCTTATGCCCGCGGGCTCGCAGAAATTTCACTCGACGGGCTGGCCGAAATGGGCGTGCGCGGTATCATCGTGGACCTCGATAACACGCTTGTCGCGTACCGCGCCGCATCCGTCGAGCCGGCGATCGCGAACTGGGTGCGCTCCGCCCTAGCCCGCGGATTTCGCGTCGTGCTCGTCTCCAACAATTGGAGCGAACGGGTCGCAACCTTTGGATCGCAAATCGGCGTACCGTCAGTACCCAGCGCAATGAAGCCCTTACCGCTGGCGTTCTTGCGCGCGCTCCGCGCGCTGGGAACGCCGCGGGCTGCGACCGTAGTAGTCGGCGATCAGCTTTTTACCGACATTTTAGGAGCGAAAATACTCGGAATGCGCGCGATTCTCACGGACCCGATCTCGGAGCATGGATTTATCACGACGCGTGCGATGCGCGTCGTCGAACGCACGCTATTACGCTGGGCGCGCCGATAG